A single genomic interval of Hafnia alvei harbors:
- a CDS encoding uracil-xanthine permease family protein, translated as MSDVQQVADKTVKNESLSSGDSELIYHLDDKPPLHEMLIGAVTHLLAIFVPMVAPALIVGTALGLSPEVTAYLVSMAMIASGIGTFIQVNRFGRVGSGLLSIQSVNFSFVTVMIALGGSMKKDGLDEQAIISALLGVAFVGAFLVVASSQVLPYLKRVITPTVSGVVVLMIGLSLIKVGIIDFGGGLPAKGDGSFGSYQNLGLGFLVLCVVIGFNCCQNALLRMGGIAIGLIVGYVCALFMGIVDFSTLKDLPIITIPQPFKYGFSFDFHAFLVAATIYLLSILEAVGSITATAIISERPIVGEEYDRRLSGGVLADGLVSVIACALGSLPLTTFAQNNGVIQMTGVASRHVGKYIAAILVILGLFPVIGRFFTTIPAPILGGAMTLMFSMIALAGIKIILCGGMDRRETLIVATALGIGLGVSYDPQIFRILPDSIYVLFENPICAGGVTAIILNLLIPRVNKRGQEDELEELIKPVTENFTQAK; from the coding sequence ATGTCTGATGTACAGCAAGTTGCAGATAAAACCGTTAAAAATGAGTCCTTATCTTCTGGGGATTCAGAGCTTATTTATCATCTTGATGATAAGCCGCCGTTGCATGAAATGTTGATCGGTGCGGTGACGCATCTCCTCGCCATTTTTGTCCCCATGGTTGCTCCTGCGCTTATTGTCGGCACCGCGCTAGGGTTATCTCCAGAGGTCACCGCCTATTTAGTTTCTATGGCGATGATTGCCTCGGGAATTGGTACTTTCATCCAGGTAAATCGATTTGGTCGTGTAGGGTCAGGATTACTCTCCATTCAATCGGTCAATTTTTCGTTCGTGACCGTCATGATTGCGCTGGGGGGCTCGATGAAAAAAGACGGGCTCGACGAACAGGCGATTATCTCCGCCTTACTTGGCGTGGCCTTTGTCGGTGCTTTCCTCGTTGTTGCCTCGTCGCAGGTTCTTCCCTATCTCAAACGCGTGATCACACCGACCGTTAGCGGCGTTGTGGTTCTGATGATTGGCCTTAGCCTGATCAAAGTCGGCATTATTGATTTTGGCGGCGGTTTACCCGCCAAAGGCGATGGCTCCTTTGGTAGCTATCAAAATCTCGGTCTGGGTTTTCTGGTGCTTTGCGTGGTGATCGGTTTTAACTGCTGCCAGAACGCGCTGTTGCGGATGGGGGGGATCGCCATCGGTTTAATCGTGGGGTATGTCTGTGCGTTGTTTATGGGTATTGTCGATTTCTCGACCCTAAAAGATCTGCCGATTATCACTATCCCTCAACCGTTTAAATATGGTTTCTCGTTTGATTTTCATGCCTTTTTGGTTGCCGCTACCATCTATCTTTTAAGTATTTTGGAGGCGGTGGGCAGCATCACGGCAACGGCGATTATTTCTGAACGTCCCATTGTGGGGGAAGAATATGATCGGCGATTATCCGGCGGTGTGCTGGCGGATGGTTTGGTTTCGGTGATCGCCTGTGCTCTGGGTTCTTTACCGCTGACCACGTTTGCGCAAAACAACGGCGTGATCCAAATGACCGGCGTAGCTTCACGACATGTGGGGAAATACATCGCGGCGATATTAGTGATTCTGGGCCTGTTTCCGGTTATTGGGCGTTTCTTTACCACCATCCCCGCGCCTATTTTAGGCGGCGCAATGACACTGATGTTTTCGATGATTGCCCTCGCAGGGATAAAAATTATTCTGTGCGGCGGTATGGATCGGCGTGAAACCCTGATTGTGGCGACAGCTTTGGGGATTGGGCTGGGCGTTTCCTACGATCCGCAAATCTTTCGTATCCTTCCTGATTCTATCTATGTGCTGTTTGAAAATCCTATCTGTGCGGGCGGCGTGACCGCCATCATTCTTAACCTGCTGATCCCAAGAGTGAATAAGCGTGGTCAAGAAGATGAGTTGGAAGAACTGATTAAGCCGGTGACTGAGAATTTTACTCAAGCGAAATAG
- a CDS encoding molybdopterin-dependent oxidoreductase Mo/Fe-S-binding subunit — protein MNIRFTLNGTPRTLSCEAGDNVQKVLFNLGLHSVRNSDDGFGFAGSDAIIFDGVVVNASLLIAAQLEGTVVRTAESLGTWNQLSPVQQAMVDVGIVQSGYNDPAAALILTELLERIPSPTRTQIDDALSGLFSRDAGYQQFYQVVELAQARMADPFCQQEIAPEFRDDLQVVGKLCPKVDSAKMVQAKPCYVEDRVPANACIIKMLRSPHPHALITHLDVSKAEALPGVVHVITHLNCPDIYYTPGGQSAPEPSPLDRRMFGKKMRHVGDRVAAVVAESEEIALAALALIDVSFEVLKPVMSIDEAMADGAPLVHDEPIVYVNGAPADLEVQNRGSATRGEHMIINFPIGAKPHSNIAAGVHGRIGDVEKGFAQADVVIERTYESTQAQQCPTETHVCFTYMDGERLVIHASTQVPWHVRRQVARLVGLKQNKVHVIKERVGGGFGSKQDILLEEVCAWATCVTGRPVYFHYTREEEFISNTTRHVAKVKVKIGATKEGKLTAIDMDFRANTGPYGNHSLTVPSNGPALSLPLYPCDNVNFQVTTYYSNICPTGAYQGYGAPKGNFALTMALAELAEQLDIDLLDMIELNRVIEGQELKILGAIGEGKMPTSVPTAASCALEPILRKGRELMNWGENKAPQGDWRIGQGVAIIMQKSGIPDIDQANCMVKLESDGTIIVHSGGADIGTGLDTVVTKLTAEVLCCSLADVHVISGDTDHALFDKGAYASSGTCFSGNAAKKAAENLKEKIRFHGAQMLGEPIDDVVIVSPSIVRGKQGEVSFAEIAHKAETGTGFGTLVATACYITPDFAFPFGANFAEVAVNVRTGEIRLDKFYALLDCGTPVNPELALGQIYGASMRAIGHSLTEKLFYDENGSPITRDLQTYGAPKIGDIPRDFRAFLVPSDDKVGPFGAKSISEIGVNGAAPAIATAIHDACGVWLREWHFTPEKILRGLNKLEA, from the coding sequence ATGAATATTCGCTTTACGCTAAATGGTACCCCTCGCACGTTGTCATGTGAGGCGGGGGATAACGTGCAGAAAGTCTTGTTCAATCTAGGCCTACATTCTGTACGTAACAGTGACGATGGGTTTGGGTTTGCGGGTTCCGATGCCATTATTTTTGACGGTGTGGTGGTTAACGCTTCACTGCTGATCGCCGCCCAACTTGAGGGAACAGTGGTCCGCACCGCAGAATCACTGGGCACGTGGAATCAACTTAGCCCGGTACAACAGGCGATGGTTGATGTGGGGATTGTGCAATCAGGCTATAACGATCCCGCGGCTGCGTTAATTCTTACCGAGCTGCTTGAGCGCATCCCGTCACCAACGCGAACTCAGATTGATGATGCATTATCGGGATTATTTAGCCGCGATGCGGGCTATCAGCAGTTTTATCAGGTGGTTGAATTAGCACAGGCACGCATGGCCGATCCTTTCTGCCAGCAGGAGATCGCACCGGAGTTTCGCGATGATTTGCAGGTGGTGGGCAAGCTCTGCCCAAAGGTCGATTCTGCCAAAATGGTGCAGGCTAAACCTTGTTACGTTGAAGATCGTGTTCCTGCCAATGCCTGCATTATCAAGATGCTGCGCAGCCCGCATCCGCACGCGCTGATTACGCATTTAGACGTGAGTAAGGCAGAAGCATTGCCGGGTGTGGTACATGTGATTACGCATTTGAACTGCCCCGATATTTATTACACGCCGGGGGGACAAAGCGCGCCTGAACCTTCTCCGCTCGATCGTCGTATGTTTGGTAAGAAGATGCGTCATGTGGGCGATCGTGTGGCTGCGGTCGTGGCCGAAAGCGAAGAGATTGCGCTGGCGGCATTAGCGTTGATAGACGTCAGCTTTGAGGTGTTGAAACCGGTCATGTCGATTGATGAGGCAATGGCCGACGGTGCACCGCTTGTTCACGATGAACCTATTGTTTATGTGAACGGCGCACCGGCTGACCTTGAGGTGCAGAATCGGGGCTCGGCGACGCGGGGCGAGCACATGATTATCAACTTCCCGATTGGCGCAAAACCACATAGCAATATTGCCGCAGGCGTTCACGGCCGTATTGGGGATGTTGAAAAGGGATTCGCTCAGGCGGATGTCGTGATTGAACGCACGTATGAATCGACCCAAGCCCAGCAATGCCCGACAGAAACCCATGTCTGCTTCACCTATATGGACGGTGAGCGGCTGGTGATCCACGCGTCTACACAAGTTCCGTGGCATGTTCGTCGTCAGGTGGCGCGTTTAGTTGGGCTGAAACAAAATAAAGTCCACGTTATCAAAGAGCGTGTGGGTGGGGGATTTGGCTCCAAGCAGGACATTCTGTTAGAGGAGGTCTGTGCATGGGCGACCTGTGTGACGGGGCGTCCGGTCTATTTCCATTACACTCGCGAAGAAGAATTTATCAGTAACACCACGCGACACGTTGCCAAAGTGAAAGTGAAAATTGGGGCAACGAAAGAAGGTAAGCTTACCGCCATTGATATGGATTTCCGCGCCAACACTGGCCCTTATGGCAACCATTCGTTAACGGTTCCCAGCAATGGCCCCGCGCTTTCATTGCCTCTCTATCCTTGCGACAACGTCAATTTCCAAGTGACGACCTACTACAGCAATATCTGCCCAACCGGTGCCTACCAAGGCTACGGCGCGCCAAAAGGAAACTTTGCGCTAACCATGGCGCTGGCGGAGTTAGCTGAACAGCTCGATATCGATTTGCTGGATATGATCGAACTCAACCGTGTAATCGAAGGACAAGAGCTGAAAATATTAGGCGCGATTGGCGAGGGTAAAATGCCAACGTCGGTGCCAACGGCGGCGAGCTGTGCGTTAGAACCGATTTTGCGTAAAGGACGTGAGCTGATGAACTGGGGAGAAAATAAGGCTCCACAGGGGGATTGGCGAATCGGTCAAGGTGTGGCGATTATCATGCAGAAATCCGGTATTCCAGATATCGACCAAGCGAACTGCATGGTGAAACTGGAGTCTGATGGCACGATTATCGTTCATTCAGGCGGCGCAGACATCGGCACCGGATTGGATACGGTTGTCACTAAACTTACCGCAGAAGTGTTGTGTTGTTCTCTGGCTGATGTGCATGTTATTTCGGGTGATACCGATCATGCGCTCTTTGATAAGGGGGCTTATGCGTCCTCGGGTACGTGTTTCTCCGGCAACGCTGCCAAGAAAGCGGCTGAAAATCTGAAAGAAAAAATTCGCTTCCACGGGGCCCAAATGTTGGGTGAGCCTATCGACGATGTGGTGATCGTCAGCCCAAGCATCGTGCGGGGCAAGCAGGGTGAAGTGAGCTTCGCTGAGATTGCACATAAAGCGGAAACGGGAACGGGCTTTGGTACGCTGGTTGCCACCGCGTGTTATATCACGCCAGATTTTGCTTTCCCGTTTGGCGCAAACTTTGCTGAGGTTGCGGTCAATGTGCGAACCGGTGAGATTCGGCTCGATAAGTTCTATGCATTGCTCGACTGTGGTACGCCGGTTAACCCAGAACTGGCGTTAGGGCAAATCTACGGCGCTTCTATGCGTGCCATCGGACACAGCCTGACAGAAAAGCTGTTTTATGATGAAAACGGTAGCCCTATAACGCGCGATCTACAGACCTACGGGGCTCCAAAAATTGGTGATATCCCACGCGATTTCCGCGCATTTCTCGTGCCCAGCGACGATAAGGTTGGCCCATTCGGCGCTAAATCCATTTCTGAAATCGGCGTGAACGGCGCAGCGCCAGCGATAGCGACGGCGATCCACGATGCCTGTGGTGTTTGGTTGCGAGAATGGCACTTTACACCGGAAAAAATCCTCCGAGGACTGAATAAACTCGAGGCGTAA
- the ygfM gene encoding molybdopterin-dependent oxidoreductase FAD-binding subunit, whose product MIEQFFWPESIKQALELKHQFQDEAVYFGGGSKLNATPTKTTKKFGIALSKLGLDKVSLQQEKLHIGSQVTLQKLIDTPLVPDALRDALGFIYSRHLRNQATLAGEIIAKQKERVLLPVLLALDALVVAAAGETLRLEEYLDNDRDDLLLEVILPDPYQNCSTRKIARSAAGLAVITAAVATGSNGEMKIALDGVSERAIRLRDVESRGLSDDALEKAVSDAISPRADIGGSEAYKRYIAGVVVAELLADCQQMSEEK is encoded by the coding sequence ATGATTGAGCAATTTTTCTGGCCAGAATCCATTAAGCAGGCGCTTGAACTCAAGCACCAGTTTCAGGATGAGGCGGTCTATTTTGGCGGAGGTAGCAAGTTAAACGCGACGCCGACCAAAACGACAAAGAAGTTCGGCATCGCTTTATCAAAACTCGGGCTTGATAAGGTGAGTTTGCAGCAGGAAAAACTACACATTGGTTCTCAAGTCACGCTACAGAAGCTGATTGATACCCCGTTGGTCCCCGATGCGCTGCGTGATGCTCTGGGATTTATCTACTCTCGCCATCTCCGTAATCAAGCCACCCTAGCAGGCGAAATTATCGCCAAGCAGAAAGAACGCGTTCTACTCCCCGTGTTGTTAGCGCTTGATGCGCTAGTGGTGGCGGCAGCAGGCGAAACTCTCCGTCTAGAAGAATATCTGGATAACGATCGTGACGATCTTCTGCTGGAGGTGATCCTTCCCGATCCTTATCAAAACTGTTCAACGCGTAAGATCGCACGTTCTGCCGCTGGCTTAGCCGTGATAACCGCGGCGGTAGCTACCGGCTCCAATGGTGAAATGAAAATTGCCCTTGATGGCGTGTCTGAACGAGCAATACGACTGCGTGACGTAGAGTCTCGCGGCCTGAGTGATGATGCATTAGAGAAGGCCGTGAGCGATGCCATTTCCCCACGTGCTGATATCGGAGGCAGCGAAGCATACAAGCGCTATATCGCGGGTGTTGTCGTTGCAGAACTGTTGGCTGACTGTCAGCAGATGAGTGAGGAAAAGTGA
- the ssnA gene encoding putative aminohydrolase SsnA — protein MLILKNVTAVQFEPASVQHGIDIAIEGSLIKEVGSQLVAKYPQADVKDMQGKWVMPGIVCAHNHFYSGLSRGIMANIAPSPDFISTLKNLWWRLDRALDEESLYYSGLICSLEAIKSGCTAVIDHHASPNYIAGSLNTLRKGFIKAGLRGMTCFETTDRNGGNKELQAGVEENIAFAQLIDSAKKQGNEPYLVEAHIGAHAPFTVSDAGLDMLREATKATGRGLHIHAAEDSYDVSHSHDKYGKDLIVRLAEHDLIDAKTLVAHGLYLSEADIQIINQQDAFLVHNARSNMNNHVGYNQRIGEYKNVALGTDGIGSDMFEELKFAFFKHRDAGGPMWPDSFTRFLWNGNRLLERNFGAHFGCLAAGYKADLTVCDYPEPTPLAAQNIGGHLAFGMGSGSVRSVMVEGRFVYENGQFPFDVTPIYAEASKVAARLWKRMDELA, from the coding sequence ATGCTGATCCTAAAAAATGTTACGGCGGTTCAGTTCGAACCTGCTTCGGTACAACACGGTATTGATATTGCGATTGAAGGCTCGCTTATTAAAGAGGTGGGCAGCCAGCTGGTTGCCAAATATCCGCAGGCGGACGTGAAAGATATGCAGGGTAAATGGGTTATGCCGGGCATTGTGTGTGCGCATAACCATTTTTACTCCGGATTATCGCGCGGAATTATGGCCAATATCGCTCCTAGCCCTGATTTCATCTCCACCTTGAAAAACCTGTGGTGGCGCTTAGACCGCGCTTTGGATGAGGAGTCGCTTTATTACAGTGGGCTAATTTGCTCGCTGGAAGCCATCAAAAGCGGCTGCACCGCCGTTATCGATCACCATGCTTCGCCCAACTACATTGCGGGGTCATTAAATACGCTGCGTAAGGGGTTTATTAAAGCAGGGCTGCGCGGTATGACCTGCTTTGAAACCACCGATCGTAACGGCGGCAATAAAGAGCTTCAGGCGGGAGTAGAAGAGAACATTGCCTTTGCTCAGTTGATCGATAGTGCGAAGAAACAGGGGAATGAACCCTACCTCGTGGAGGCTCATATCGGTGCTCATGCGCCCTTCACCGTGTCGGATGCGGGGCTAGATATGCTGCGTGAAGCGACTAAAGCCACGGGGCGTGGCCTACATATTCACGCGGCGGAAGACAGCTATGACGTATCCCACAGCCACGATAAGTATGGCAAAGATCTGATTGTACGCTTGGCGGAGCACGATCTGATCGACGCCAAAACGCTGGTGGCGCACGGTCTGTATCTCTCTGAGGCAGACATTCAGATCATCAACCAGCAGGATGCGTTTTTGGTGCACAACGCCCGTTCCAATATGAACAATCACGTTGGCTATAACCAGCGCATTGGCGAATATAAAAATGTGGCTTTGGGAACGGACGGCATAGGCTCCGATATGTTTGAAGAGCTGAAATTTGCCTTCTTTAAACATCGTGATGCCGGAGGCCCAATGTGGCCAGACAGTTTCACGCGTTTCTTATGGAATGGTAATCGCTTACTGGAACGTAACTTCGGTGCTCACTTCGGTTGCTTAGCTGCGGGCTACAAAGCCGATCTTACCGTGTGTGATTATCCAGAGCCAACGCCGCTAGCAGCCCAAAATATTGGCGGACATCTGGCATTTGGTATGGGATCGGGCAGCGTCCGCAGTGTGATGGTTGAAGGACGCTTCGTTTATGAAAACGGTCAGTTCCCGTTTGATGTAACGCCAATCTATGCCGAAGCCAGCAAGGTGGCGGCACGGTTATGGAAGCGGATGGATGAGTTAGCATAA
- the ygfK gene encoding putative selenate reductase subunit YgfK: MGDIMRPVPFEELLTRVFDEYNESHSIFGIPEQQFYRKDNDRLIKVFGETCETPMGPAAGPHTQLAQNIIVSWLTGGRFIELKTVQILDRLELDKPCIDAEDECFNTEWSTEFTLQKAHDEYLKAWFVLHLLEALFDPRTQGEAKSFIFNMSVGYNLEGIKQPAMQNFIHSMMDSTQHPKYAEYQSVLSHFIRTQLESRSAQLSQLPQQIPAQMVHGVTLSTMHGCPPNEIEAICRYMLEEKGLNTFVKLNPTLLGYPRVREILDTCGFDYIGLKEESFEHDLKLEQAISMLQRLTALGQQKQLCFGVKLTNTLGTINHKGALPGEEMYMSGRALFPLSINVAAVLSRAFNGELPISYSGGASKFNIRDIFDTGIRPITMATDLLKPGGYLRQLECMRELDQSDTWGMTKVDVERLEALAKKAVSMEYTQKHWKAQDRIDAGGPLPMTDCYVAPCVTACAIKQDIPEYIRLLGEQRYADALELIYQRNALPAITGHICDHQCQYNCTRMDYDSALNIRELKKVALEKGWDEYQKRWHKPAGSGSKHPVAVLGAGPAGLSAGYFLARAGYQVTLFEREANAGGVVKNIIPQFRIPAETIQHDIDFVAAHGVKFEFGCDPALTMDKLTQQGFRYVFIGVGTDKNSGVKLAGDNRNVYKSLPFLRSYNRGDKLSLGRHVAVVGAGNTAMDCARAALKVPGVEDVTVIYRRTLNEMPAYREEYEEAVEDGVKFMFLTNPEQFDADGTLTARVMELGEPDEKGRRRPVATDKTIKLRMDALITAIGEQADCAALSAMGVPLNADGWPAVNTETGETPRPNVFLIGDVQSGPSSIVAAISTARRATDEVLKRENIQTHHGDKQWSNVDPAEIYQRKGAISVLMVDKEEREAFVAQEAQRCLECNYICSKCVDVCPNRANVSIAVPGFHDRFQTLHLDAYCNECGNCAQFCPWQGKPYKDKITIYSLPEDFTNSTNPGFFVDNDNVSVRQGKQIWHLHIDKQGQLDDVPPELEDMCRIISHVHNHHHYLLGRVEV; this comes from the coding sequence ATGGGAGATATTATGCGCCCCGTTCCTTTCGAGGAACTTTTGACGCGTGTTTTCGACGAGTATAACGAAAGCCACTCAATCTTCGGGATACCGGAACAGCAGTTTTATCGCAAAGACAATGACCGACTCATCAAGGTATTTGGCGAAACCTGTGAAACCCCTATGGGACCAGCCGCTGGGCCACATACACAGCTTGCGCAAAATATCATTGTGTCTTGGTTGACCGGTGGGCGCTTTATTGAGTTGAAAACGGTGCAAATTCTTGACCGCTTAGAGTTAGACAAACCGTGTATCGATGCTGAAGACGAATGCTTTAACACCGAATGGTCAACGGAATTCACGCTGCAAAAAGCCCATGACGAATACTTGAAAGCCTGGTTTGTTTTGCATTTACTCGAAGCTCTTTTTGACCCTCGCACGCAGGGCGAAGCCAAGTCATTTATCTTTAATATGAGCGTTGGCTATAACCTTGAAGGCATCAAGCAACCCGCCATGCAGAACTTTATCCACAGCATGATGGATTCTACCCAACATCCGAAATATGCCGAATATCAGTCCGTTCTGTCTCATTTCATCCGCACACAACTTGAATCGCGTTCAGCGCAGCTCAGCCAACTGCCGCAGCAAATTCCCGCGCAAATGGTTCATGGGGTCACGCTCTCAACCATGCACGGTTGCCCGCCGAATGAAATTGAGGCTATTTGCCGCTACATGCTGGAGGAGAAAGGGCTCAATACCTTTGTTAAGTTGAACCCTACGCTGCTTGGCTACCCTCGCGTACGTGAAATTCTCGACACCTGTGGCTTTGATTATATTGGCCTGAAAGAAGAGTCCTTTGAGCATGATTTGAAGCTAGAGCAGGCCATTTCGATGCTGCAAAGATTGACTGCCTTAGGTCAGCAAAAGCAACTTTGCTTTGGGGTGAAACTGACTAACACGCTCGGCACCATCAATCACAAAGGCGCGCTGCCGGGTGAAGAGATGTATATGTCTGGACGCGCGCTGTTCCCTCTGTCCATCAACGTGGCTGCCGTCTTATCGCGAGCGTTTAACGGTGAACTGCCGATCTCGTATTCCGGCGGTGCGAGTAAATTTAATATTCGCGATATTTTTGATACTGGTATCCGGCCTATCACGATGGCAACGGATTTGCTCAAGCCGGGAGGATATCTACGCCAGCTAGAGTGCATGCGTGAGCTGGATCAGTCTGATACGTGGGGCATGACCAAAGTCGACGTTGAGCGCTTAGAAGCTCTGGCGAAGAAAGCCGTTAGCATGGAATACACCCAGAAACATTGGAAAGCGCAGGATCGGATTGATGCGGGTGGCCCACTGCCGATGACCGATTGTTATGTGGCACCGTGCGTGACCGCCTGTGCGATCAAACAGGATATTCCCGAGTATATCCGTTTGCTTGGCGAACAACGCTACGCCGATGCATTAGAACTGATTTATCAGCGCAATGCGCTGCCTGCCATTACCGGACACATCTGCGATCACCAGTGTCAGTACAACTGTACCCGTATGGACTATGACAGTGCGCTAAACATTCGCGAGCTGAAAAAGGTGGCCTTGGAAAAAGGCTGGGATGAATATCAGAAACGCTGGCATAAACCTGCGGGCTCTGGCTCTAAGCATCCGGTTGCGGTGCTAGGCGCAGGGCCAGCAGGGCTTTCTGCGGGATATTTCTTGGCGCGGGCGGGCTATCAGGTCACTTTGTTCGAGCGTGAAGCCAACGCGGGCGGGGTGGTAAAAAACATTATTCCTCAGTTCCGTATTCCGGCTGAAACTATCCAGCATGATATCGATTTTGTTGCCGCACACGGGGTGAAATTTGAGTTCGGCTGTGATCCTGCATTAACCATGGATAAGCTGACTCAGCAAGGTTTCCGCTACGTCTTTATTGGGGTCGGAACCGACAAAAATAGCGGCGTGAAACTGGCGGGTGACAACCGCAACGTTTATAAATCACTGCCGTTCCTGCGTAGCTATAACCGTGGCGATAAACTCTCTTTAGGACGTCACGTTGCCGTTGTCGGTGCGGGGAATACCGCCATGGACTGCGCGCGTGCGGCGCTGAAGGTCCCCGGCGTAGAAGACGTGACCGTTATCTATCGTCGTACCTTGAATGAAATGCCAGCCTACCGCGAAGAGTATGAAGAAGCGGTTGAAGACGGCGTGAAGTTTATGTTCCTGACTAATCCAGAGCAGTTTGATGCCGATGGCACGCTAACCGCGCGGGTGATGGAGCTCGGCGAACCCGATGAGAAAGGCCGCCGCCGCCCAGTGGCAACGGATAAAACCATCAAGCTACGCATGGATGCGCTGATTACCGCCATTGGTGAACAGGCCGACTGCGCGGCGCTCAGTGCGATGGGCGTGCCATTAAATGCCGATGGTTGGCCTGCGGTAAACACCGAGACCGGCGAAACTCCGCGCCCTAACGTGTTCTTAATTGGTGATGTGCAAAGTGGCCCTTCTTCCATCGTAGCGGCTATCAGTACTGCTCGCCGCGCGACTGACGAAGTGCTCAAGCGTGAAAATATCCAGACTCATCACGGTGATAAGCAGTGGTCTAATGTCGATCCGGCCGAGATTTATCAACGTAAAGGCGCGATCAGCGTGTTGATGGTGGATAAAGAAGAGCGCGAAGCCTTTGTAGCTCAGGAAGCGCAGCGCTGTTTGGAGTGTAACTATATCTGTAGCAAGTGCGTTGATGTGTGTCCAAACCGCGCCAACGTGTCTATTGCCGTTCCAGGGTTCCACGATCGTTTCCAAACCCTACACTTAGATGCTTATTGCAACGAGTGCGGTAACTGCGCGCAGTTCTGCCCGTGGCAGGGGAAACCCTACAAAGACAAAATTACCATCTACAGCCTGCCAGAAGATTTTACCAACAGCACCAACCCAGGATTCTTTGTCGATAACGATAACGTCAGCGTACGACAAGGTAAGCAAATCTGGCATCTGCATATTGATAAACAAGGCCAGCTTGATGATGTTCCACCTGAGTTGGAAGACATGTGCCGCATCATTAGCCATGTTCACAATCATCATCACTATCTGCTTGGCCGAGTGGAGGTTTAA
- a CDS encoding NTP transferase domain-containing protein, whose protein sequence is MMNQKRGKHPYANISPVENLKPRENVDCIITAAGLSSRMGQWKMMLPYKQGTILDSSIENARQFCNRIILVVGYRGDELYERYNTESDITVVANNNYVSGLFSSIQAAGPIVKTDYCFITHGDIPCLNREIFHQVWLKRGPYALLPCHQGTPGHPVLLPQSIIKRACQNDVSVSSMREFLLAGEYRYLNMPQPQTIMDIDTPEAYQRLLKI, encoded by the coding sequence ATGATGAATCAGAAAAGAGGAAAACATCCGTACGCGAATATATCTCCGGTTGAGAATTTGAAACCGCGTGAAAATGTTGACTGTATCATTACCGCTGCGGGCCTTTCCTCTCGAATGGGGCAATGGAAAATGATGCTACCTTATAAACAAGGAACAATTCTTGATTCAAGTATAGAAAATGCGAGGCAGTTTTGTAACCGTATTATATTAGTTGTTGGGTATCGCGGTGATGAACTGTATGAGCGTTATAATACTGAGAGTGATATCACAGTTGTTGCAAATAATAATTACGTCAGCGGATTATTTTCTTCTATACAGGCGGCAGGTCCGATCGTTAAAACAGATTATTGCTTTATCACTCACGGTGATATTCCTTGTTTGAACCGTGAGATTTTCCATCAGGTTTGGCTTAAACGTGGGCCATACGCGCTGTTGCCCTGTCACCAAGGAACGCCGGGACACCCCGTATTGCTGCCTCAAAGCATCATAAAACGAGCTTGCCAAAATGATGTGTCTGTATCATCAATGCGCGAGTTTTTGCTCGCGGGAGAGTATCGCTATCTTAATATGCCGCAGCCGCAAACGATTATGGATATAGATACACCAGAGGCATATCAACGATTACTAAAAATATAA